One genomic region from Bacillus aquiflavi encodes:
- a CDS encoding sporulation protein Cse60 has protein sequence MIQVKLFDYEHEQDLEIEMNQFLKRLDEEKIVDIKYNIAIIQEDEDEQIYCFSAMVIYRSN, from the coding sequence TTGATTCAGGTCAAATTGTTTGACTATGAGCATGAACAAGATTTAGAAATAGAAATGAATCAATTTTTAAAACGTCTGGATGAGGAGAAAATAGTGGATATTAAATACAATATCGCAATTATACAAGAGGATGAAGACGAACAAATTTATTGTTTTTCTGCAATGGTTATATATCGCTCTAATTAA
- a CDS encoding rhodanese-like domain-containing protein, which produces MEEIQIITPEQVKAKVEAGEKLNIIDVREEEEVALGTIPGAIHIPMGEIPFSLASFDKNKEYIFICRSGNRSGHVCYYLQEQGFNVWNMIGGMLEWTGKTI; this is translated from the coding sequence ATGGAAGAAATTCAGATTATTACTCCTGAACAAGTAAAAGCAAAGGTTGAAGCTGGTGAAAAGTTAAATATCATTGATGTACGAGAAGAGGAGGAAGTTGCGTTAGGTACAATTCCGGGAGCTATTCATATCCCAATGGGAGAAATTCCTTTTTCTTTAGCTTCTTTTGATAAAAATAAAGAGTATATTTTTATTTGCCGTTCTGGAAATCGAAGTGGACACGTTTGTTATTACTTGCAAGAACAAGGATTTAATGTATGGAATATGATTGGCGGAATGCTTGAATGGACAGGGAAAACGATCTAG
- a CDS encoding helix-turn-helix transcriptional regulator: MTLSNRVRELRAKYGLTQSDLAKSVAVTRQTIVALEKGSYIPSLLLAMKIAHVFNLQIEEIFFMEGEE; the protein is encoded by the coding sequence ATGACATTATCAAATCGAGTAAGAGAATTACGAGCCAAATATGGGTTGACACAATCTGACCTTGCTAAATCTGTTGCTGTTACTAGGCAGACGATTGTTGCTTTAGAAAAAGGGAGCTACATACCGTCATTATTATTAGCGATGAAAATTGCTCATGTGTTTAACTTACAAATTGAAGAAATTTTTTTCATGGAGGGAGAAGAATGA